The Bacteroidota bacterium genome includes the window AAAGGCGAATACCAATTAACCAATGCTTTGGAAAACATGAAAGCAAAAGGTACTCAATTTGAACCTGGAAAGGTAACAGAGTGGTTAGATTGCGGTAATAAAAATTCAACTGTTTTCACCAACGGACGTATACTTTCTTATATGCACGATGATAAAGAAAACATGGTGCATGAGTCAGTTAAAATGGAAGGATCGGTTGTTATTCAACCAAGCTATATCGGTAAAAATGTAAAACTAAACCGC containing:
- a CDS encoding nucleotidyltransferase, which translates into the protein KGEYQLTNALENMKAKGTQFEPGKVTEWLDCGNKNSTVFTNGRILSYMHDDKENMVHESVKMEGSVVIQPSYIGKNVKLNRSVVGPYASIGDGCTVENSVVSNCIVQTNTKLVNAVIDNAMIGNSVEYHGEAKDLSIGDFTTVL